The stretch of DNA TGTTTTAGTGTCGCACAGTGCACCTGCGCTATTGAGGCTGAAGCTAATGCAATAGGATCAAAGTCAGCAAAATGCTGTTCAATTGGGCAATCTAAGGCTTGTTCGATAATTTTTTTGGCAACAAGTCCATCAAAAGCAGGCACTTGATCTTGTAACATCGCCAGTTCGCAAGCAACGTCATCAGGCAGCAGATCACGGCGAGTAGATAACATTTGGCCAAACTTGATCCAAATAGGACCCAGCTCTTGTAAAGCTAGCTTTAATCGCTCGCCGCTCGCTTTATTCTTGGCTCGTTTTCTTACCCAAAAAAGTAAACCTAATAATGATTTAAATTTAGTGGAATAAACTGATTTAGGTAATAATTCAGCTAATTGATAAGCTTTAAACGTTACAAGAATTTTATATAGTCTTAGAAATTTCATCATACAATTTAAAATTTAAAGCCAACATGTAAAGCAACAATGCCGCCCGTCATATTATGGTATTGAACGTCTCTAAAGCCGACATCATTCATCATCTGTTTAAGTTTAATTTGATCAGGATGCATTCGAATTGACTCAGCCAAATAACGATAACTATCAGAATCGTTAGCAACTAATTTGCCAATTAAAGGTAACATAGTAAAAGAATAAAGATCATAAGCTTTACTTAATAACTTATATTCTGGTTTAGAAAATTCTAAAATAAGTAGACGTCCACCTGGTTTTAATACCCGCCACATAGAAGCCAGCGCTTTATCTTTATTGGTCACATTACGTAAACCAAATGAGATGGTAATACAATCAAATGTATTATCGGCAAACGGCAGTGCTTCAGCGTTTGCTTGAACATATTCAATATTTTTAAATAGCCCTTTATCGCGTAATTTATCACGCCCTACTCGAAGCATGGCTTGATTTATATCAGCAAGAACAACTAAGCCATCATCGCCAACAAGTTTAGAGAACTTAGCTGTTAAATCCCCTGTTCCGCCGGCTAAATCTAATACCGTTTGGCCTTGCCTAACACCGCTATATTCAATGGTTATTTTCTTCCAAATACGATGAATGCCAAATGACATTAAATCATTCATGACATCGTATTTATCAGCAACAGAATTAAATACATCTGCAACACGTTTTTCTTTATCTTGTGTTGGAACTTGCTCATAACCAAAATCAATGGTTTCTTGATTGTTATTAGCGTTTTTCCCATCTGGAGTTTTTGACATAATGATCTATACCATAACAAAATTTCAGCTATTTTATCACAGAGTCTAGCACTGTACTATTTTTAGTGTAGATAATTAGCTTAGCTGTTTATTAATCATATCAACCGCCTTTTCAAAAACAGTGAGTGATGAATCACTTTGCTTAAAACAGCTCGCATCAATAACTTGGTCGAAATAGTAATTATCTTCTAATTTTTGTAAAATTTTACTGCTTTTCTCAAACGCTTTGCGATAAAAATCATGTAAGGTTTGAAAATCGAGAGAAGTGAATATGATTTGATTTGCTAACGGCATCGCCTCATCAAGTCGCTGTGCATGTAATAGAGCAATACGAATATAATCAGATTCATTTAAAACTAATTTATTATTATGCAAATGTTGATGCTGAATATAGTTAATATAACCATTAGAAACATACTGCGTATTATAAATATTAGCGAGCTGTTTTGGTAACTTATCAAATTGTTTATCACCAATAATTGCAATACGTTTAATAAAAAACGGCTTGGCAGCCTTAGCAATAAATTGCCAATTTTGATAGGGCTCACTACGAATTTTCGTGGCGCTAATGTTTATAAATTGCCTATCTGCATCAACCAATTTAACCTCACAATTAAAGTAAAGTTGATGATTTTTTGCATCTTGAGATTCACTGGTAAAAACAACCGTTGGCGTGACTTGGTGTTTTTGCAAAATGGCGTTCACTCGGTCACTCCAATCTTGCCAACCATTAGGATAGTAGGCGATATTCTCTTCATCTAAAACATGAATATGAATATTACGGCGATTTTTAAATGTTTCTTGTAACCAATAAAGACGATCTTTAACTTGTGGTTGCCTTGGCATATGACTATTTTCAAACAAACTTAAATCTCGAGCTTGTTCACAGCCTAAAAAAACATGCAACTCATCAACTTGGCTTACTGCTTTCTCAATGAGATAAATGTGTCCGCAATGAAGTGGATAAAATTTACCAAAGATTAAGCCAACTTGACGTTTATTCGTTGAGTGAATATTCATAGGATATCGAAATTATTGTGGTTGGTGATTATACACTGTAACCAAAATGTAATTTCTTTCTATTCAAAAGATGCTATTTAATTCATCGTGATTTAATTATTTCGCCCATTTTCGATGATCTCTCTTAATGGGCGAAATGAAAGGTTAAATTTTACTCGTTTTTTCTTGCCATTTAGCTAACATAATACCGGTTAGCACCGAAATATTAAGTGCTGACATCGATTCACTGCCAGGTAAATAAATAATTTTATCGGCAAGATTTGCTAAGTGAGTATTTATTTGTTGGAAAACGATAAATACCACTTTAGCATTTAGTTTCGCTTTGGCAAAAGTTTCAGCTTTAATTGAATTCACTTTACAAGGTAATAAAGCAACAATTTGATAACCTTGTTGTTTAAATTGATCGATTGATACCGATAAATCATCTGCCTTAATCGGAGTTATAGTTTCAGCCCCGCCTTCTGATACGCGCAAAGCAGCGCCATTTTCTAATAGATCAAGTTGGCGTAATAATAAACCATTTACCCCAAAAAATGCGGCAGTTCTAACAATGCCCCCTAAATTATGAGGATTATTGATATCATCGATAGCAAGCACACAATCTTGTTCTAGTTGTGCTGATTTTGATAAGTAATCTAAAGTAAGCTGTGGTTGACGCTTTTTAACAATTAAGCAAATACCACCATGATGAGGGGTTTGAGCTATTTTTGTCATTTGCTCATCAGTTATCACATCATAACCTAATCGATGTTCAACTAAATAGGCAATTAACGCTTTAAATTCATAGGTTTTTTCTTGCAATAAGAAAGCTTTAACAATCATATCGGGACGATTATCAAATACCGCTTTACAGCTATTTTCACTATACACAAAGGTTTCTTCTTTGCGTTGGCGTTTTATTTGTTCGTTGTCAACAGTTGATTTACTTTCTGTATCAAAGGTTGGTAACTGCTCTGTGCTTTGAAAACGGTTTTTCCACGGTGATCCACCTTCCTCAACTTCCTCGTTTTGATAGCGAGGTCTGTCTGAGCGAGGTCTATCAGATGAAGGTTTGCCATAACTGCTACGACTAAACGTTTCAACGCGGCTATCATCGGCTCTGCGGCTATCGGCGCGAGGCCTATCAGAGCGCGGTTTATCAGATGCAGGCTTACCGTAACTACTGCGACTAAATGTTTCAACGCGGCTATCATCGGCTCTGCGGCTGTCGGTGCGAGGCCTGTCAGAGCGCGGTTTATCAGATGCAGGCTTACCATAACTGCTACGACTAAACGTTTCACCGCGGCTATCATCTGCTCTGCGGCTGTCGGTGCGAGGCCTGTCAGAGCGCGGTTTATCAGATGCAGGCTTACCATAGCTGCTACGACTAAACGTTTCAACGCGGCTATCATCTGCTCTGCGGCTGTCGGTGCGAGGTCGGTCTGAGCGTGGTTTATCAGATGAAGGCTTACCATAACTGCTACGGCCAGACGTTTCAGCGCGGCCGTCGTCTACGCGGCGGCTATCAGTACGAGTTCGGTCTGAACGCGGTTTATCTGATGAAAACTTGCCATAATTTCCACGATCATTTGATCTTGGTTTATCCGTATCGCGTTTTCCATACGTCCGTTTTGGTTTTTCTTCCTGCGATTTTTGTGCATAAAAAATCGTTGGCTTGGCTTTATTATCTGATGACGCATTATCACTCATTGGGATCTCACTATTTAGCGGGTTCGGATTGTTGGTGCGACTTTATCAAGTACACCATTAATAAATTTGTGGCTATCTTCTGCACCAAACGTTTTTGTCAAATCAATTGCTTCATTTATCACAACTTTATAAGGTACATCTTCGCGTTTTAATAATTCATAAACGGCAATACGCAAAATTGCCCTTTCAATTTGACCAAGTTCTTCTAAAGAGCGTTCATTTAAATAGGGTTCCATTTTACTATCTATTTCGACAGTGTTAAGTGCAACACCGTTTAATAGCTCACGGAAATATTTTTTATCAACACCTTTCATATCTTGTTCTGCCATAAAACTGACTTCGACATCAGAAAGATCGTTTTTTGAAACTTGCCAAGAGTAAATAGCTTGTACGGCACACTCTCGAGCTCGGCGTCTTGGATTTATCGTTGAGCTCACAGCTTACCCCTTAATTGTTTTTAAGGTGTTTAACATCTCAAGCACAGTTAAAGCTGCTTCCGCACCTTTGTTTCCAGCCTTAGTACCTGCTCGCTCAATTGCTTGTTCAATATTTTCAGTGGTTAAAATACCAAAACCAACCGGAATTGAATGCTCTAAAGAGACAGATAATAAACCAGAACTTGATTCACCAGCCACATAATCAAAATGAGCAGTACTACCACGAATGACAGTACCTAATGCAACAATTGCATCATATTTTTTGCTTTGCGCTGCAACTTTAGCCGCCAAAGGAATTTCATAAGCACCTGGGACTTTAATAACGGTGATATTTTTATCATCAACTTGACCAACGCGTTTTAAGGCATCAATAGCACCTTCAACTAAGCTGTCATTAATAAAATGGTTAAAACGTGCCACAATAATGGCAACTTTGGCTTTAGGTGCTGCGACTTGGCCTTCGATAGTTTGCATAATAGTTCCTTTGAATCTAGCTAGATTTTGCTTAGCCCTTTAATAATGCGGTAATTTTAGCACAGATTCGAATTTTCGCTATGTTGATTTTATTTAAAATAGTCTGATATAAAAGCAGACACATTTAACGAGATATTAAGATAATAACTTACTGTTTGTTAGCTCATCATCTTATTTTTTTTCAATTGAGGTCAATACGCCACGTAATATATTAAGCTCTTGCTGCTCAACGCGCGCCCTAGTAAATAAGCGTCTTAATCGCCCCATAATTTGGCCTGGATGATTTGGATTGATAAAACCAGTTTGTAACAAAGTTTGCTCTAAATGATGATAAAAACGCTCAAGATCTTGATCCTTAGGATAATCGATTGATTCATTTTCTACCGGTGGTTGTTCATTAAGCCTTAGCATTGCCATTCTAATTTCATAACAAAGCACCTGCACCGACATCGCTAAATTAAGCGAACTATATTTTTCATTAGCGGGGATCGAAACATGATAATGGCACTTTTGTAGCTCTTCATTTGTAAGCCCTACGCGTTCACGGCCAAAAACTAAGGCAATTTTGTGCCCCAACAAAGCCTCAGCAATGATTTTATCTCCACTTTGAAAAGACTCTAAATGAGGCCATTGTAAATGACGTGACCTAGCACTTGTACCAATAACTAATTGGCAATCAGCAATCGCTTCTTGCATTGAGTTAACAATTTGAGCTTGCTTAACAATATCACTTGCGCCCGCTGCCAATGAAATCGATTGTGAATCGGGTTTTACAATCGGATTTACTAAGCATAGCTTAGATAACCCCATCGTTTTCATGGCCCTTGCAGCCGATCCCATGTTACCCGTATGGGAGGTTTCAATTAACACAATTTTAATGTTATCAAGTAAAGACATTTGCTATATCCAGTAAAAAATTTTGTCGACATTCTAACATAAACTAGAAAAAGCCTAAAATACTGTTATACTGTGCCGCAAAATATTACCCGATTTAATCGAGTATTCGTTTTCTGTTCTTTAACATCAATTGGAAAAAACATTATGCATCCGATGCTAAATATTGCTATTCGTGCTGCCCGTAAGGCTGGCAATGTCATTATTAAATCTTATGAAAACCCTGCTTCAGTAAACATTGACGCCAAAGGCGAAAATGATTTTGCAACTAATGTAGATAGAGCAGCTGAGTCGCTGATTATTGAAACGATAAAAAAAGTCTACCCAGATCATACGATTATTGCCGAAGAAAGTGGCCTAACTAAAGGGCGAGATAACGACGTACAATGGATAATTGATCCAATTGATGGTACTACCAACTTTATTAAAGGTATTCCTCACTGCAGCGTTTCAATTGCTGTACGTATCAAAGGTAAAACAGAAGCTGCTGTCGTTTACAATCCAATGGCAAATGAGTTATTTACCGCAAGTCGAGGCCAAGGCGCCCAGCTTAATGGCTACCGTATTCGGGTAAATAATGTTAAAGATTTAGAAAGTACTATCTTAGCGGTTGCCTTGCCTTATAAACAAAAACAATACAGTGATTGTTATTTTAGTGTGCTACAAAAACTATTTACTAAGTGCGCTGATTTTCGCCGTACTGGCTCGGCTGCTTTAGATTTAGCTTATATTGCGGCAGGTCGATTTGATGGCTTTTTTGAAATTGGTTTAAAACCTTGGGATATCGCGGCAGGTGAGCTAATTTTACGTGAAGCAGGCGGAATTGTAACTGATTTTGCTGGTGGTAATAACTATATGGTATCAGGCAACGTGGTTGCAGGTAGCCCTAAAGTTGTTAAAGATTTTATTACACTGACATCAAATGATTGGCCTGATCGCCTAAAATGTTAGTTAATAGCATTAAAAAATAGCATAATAAAAAGCCCGCATTGCGGGTTTTTTTACATTAATGGCACACCGCTATGAAAACGAAACTCACTATCTTCTTGGCAAATTAATGCCGCTTCCACTTGACCAATCAATTTCACTCTATCATCAATATCATGATGACTAATTTGCTGTGCTAATTTAAGATAATCTTGATAATGCCTTGCCTCAGAGCGTAATAAAGAGACATAAAAACGGGCTAGCTCATCATCAACATAAGGGGCTAATTTAGCAAATCGCTCGCACGATCTTGCCTCAATATAGGCGCCACATATTAATTTATCAACTAATGTAGCCGGTTCATGGGTTCTTACTTGCTGCATTAACGTCTTTGCATAACGACCTGCTGTCATATTTTTATAGTCAATATAACGTTGATTCATAATATCTAATACTTGGTAAAAATGATGTAGTTCTTCTTTAATTAGCATGATCATTTTATCAACTAACTCTTCACCATAAGCACAATTTGAACGCAGTACGAGTTTTTTAGAAATATCATGATGACTGTCAACTAATTGATCTAAATTTCCTTCTTGGCGGTAGATTAAATTTTCATAAGGTTGTAACCACCCCAATAGAGCATCGCCGCTCGCCTTATCAACCGCATACTTGCGAACTAGCCAAGCGGCAGTTTGCGCCGCTTTTAGTTCGCATATCATATGATCAATTAATAAGATGGATAAATTTTCCGTTTTTTTCGCTTCATTTATCCATGCTAAAGGCGTTTGACATTGCAAAAATGCTTCAATTGGATCAAGCAGTGATTGATAGGCAGATAAATTCATAAGTTAGACCAACAAATTAGAATTTTAGGCCTTTTAACCATTTAGTCACATCTTGGCCAAGCGATTTATGTCGCATAGCATATTTTACAAAAGTTTGCACATAACCAAATTTATTACCACAGTCATGACTACAGCCTTTGATACAATAGGCATCAATCGGCTCATTTTCAAGTAACATACCAATTGCATCCGTTAATTGAATCTCATCACCGGCTCCGGCTGGCGTTTTAGCAAGTAGCGGCCAAATATTTTCTGATAAAACATAACGTCCGACAATAGATTGATTAGACGGTGTATCTTCTTGTGAAGGTTTTTCGACAACGCCATACATCTGCACAGTATTACCTGCAAGTAATGCTTCACCGTGACAATCGACAATACCATATGATGAAACAAGTTCTTGTGGCACTGGCTCAACCATAATTTGACTACGCTTAGTTTCATGATAATTATCGATCATCGCTTTAAGGTTATCTTTTGCTAAGTCGCTTTCATATTCATCAATAATCACATCAGGTAGTACAACGGCAAAAGGTTCATTACCAACTAACGGGTAAGCACATAGCACCGCGTGCCCTAGCCCCTTTGCAAGCCCTTGTCTTACGCTTGTTATCGTAACGTGTTTAGGTAAAATAGATTGTACTTCTAGCAACAATTGACGCTTTACACGCGCTTCTAACATTGCCTCTAATTCAAAGCTTGTATCAAAATGATTTTCAATTGAATTTTTTGATGAATGAGTAACAAAAATAATTTCAGTGATCCCAGCTGCAATGCACTCTTTTACCACATATTGAATTAGCGGCTTATCAACAACCGGCAGCATCTCTTTAGGAATAGCCTTAGTGGCTGGTAACATTCGAGTACCAAGCCCTGCAACGGGAATAACGGCTTTAGTCACTTTACCTTTTACTGAGGGTTCAAAATTTGAGAACATCATTAATCCTTTTTATAATATAAAATAATTCGCTTATTATAGTTGATTTTATCACAATAGTGATACTACCTTGCTGACACTTTAGCGCACAATTTTTAAAGCGCTATCCTCGATTAGAAAGGGATCATTAGGATTTTGTGCTAATGAATCAACTGCAATATAAACAACTTGGCAGTTCTCTAAAACCGCTTGTTGAAAAATAAACTTAGCGCTACGCTCACGTATTTCGCGCTGCTCTTTACTTAGATAAAAATCATTATAACTATCATTGAGTAAGCCATCTTTTAGTGGGTTTAATCGGTCCCCTTTAATCGCATTTTTAGGATAGTTACGCTCAATAATAAGGCTTGTTAACTTTCCTTTTACGCCTTGATAATTAGCTGGCAATGTTGCACTATCTTTACTTTGAGCCACATAAACATCAACATATCCTTTCTTCAATTGATTATCAGTTAGTGGCGCAAATACAAACTCGATACCGTACATTAACTGATAATTACAATCTTGTATAATTTTAGGCTTATCCTGAAAATTAAGTGAATGACACCCATTTAACAACATTAATAGTAGCGTTAATAATAAGAGATTTTTTTTCATGTCAGAACAATCCGCCTATCATAAAATATAATTGCATAAACGTAAGCAAGCACGTTATTGCTAAAACCCTCGCTATGGTTTAATTATCGTTTATTAACTACCGCTAAAAATTTATAATGCAGCGAAAGCCTTAGCAACTTGGTAAACATTATTATTACTTAGCCCGGCAACGCACATCCGACCACTGCCAATAAGATAAACTCCGAACTCTGTTTTTAGCCTTTCAACTTGTTCTTTACTAAAACCGGTATAGCTAAACATACCTTGTTGCTCGGTTAAAAAACTAAAATCACGATCGGGCACTGACTCTTTCAATGTATTGAAGAGAGTTGATCTCATCTGCTTAATACGATCTCGCATCGCATTAACTTCGCTAACCCAAAGCGCCTTTAGTTCGGGTTGGTTTAGCACATAAGAAACAATTTGAGCGCCAGTATTAGCAGGGCTTGAGTAATTACGTCTTACGGTAAATTGTAATTGACCCAGCACTCTTGCTGCCGCTTGCTTATCTTCACAAAGCACTGATAAACCGCCAACACGTTCACCATATAGCGAAAATGTTTTAGAAAAAGAGTTACCAACAAGGCCGCATAACCCAGAAGCGGCGAGTGCCCTAATTGCATAAGCATCATCATCAATACTTTTGCCAAATCCTTGATAGGCAATATCCATAAATGGAATAAGATCTTTTTCTTTTAATACGCTAATCACTTTATCCCACTGGGCATTAGTTAAATCTGCGCCCGTTGGGTTGTGACAGCAAGGGTGTAAAAGTACAATACTTTTTGCCGGTAATTGGCTAATCGTTTGCATCATGCCATCAAAGTTAACGCCGCCGGTTTTTGCATCAAAGTAAGGGTAACGATTTACCTTAAAACCAGCACCATTAAATATCGCAACATGGTTATCCCAAGTTGGATCGCTTACCCAAACTTGTGAGCTAGGAAAATAACGAAATAAAAAATCAGCGCCCACTTTCAATGCGCCAGAGCCACCTAAAGTTTGGATCGTAGTAATTCGACCCGCGGTAACCGATGAATTATCTGCGCCAAAAAGTAGCGTTTGAATAGCCGAGCAATAAGAAGGTAATCCACTCATAGGCAAATAAAGTGATGCACTTTGATTAGTTTTATAAAGGTGATCCGTTGCCTGTTTTACGCTATTTAATTTAGGAACGATGCCTTGCTCATCATAATAATAACCAATACTTAAATTAACTTTCTTGTCTCGATTGTCATTATTAAAATCAGCGACTAAAGATAAGATGGGATCGCCTGCATAGGGTTCGACTTTTTCAAACATAATGGTGCCTTTTTTATAATTAGAGAAAGAATTAAAACTGTCATCTGATTATTACACCAACCTTTTAACCAATCAATATTTATCACTAGATATTTTTATTGATAGCGTCAAAATCACGATTCACCTAATAATTAAAAATAAATTTTTAATATTGTCATTATTCAATTAGCGAAAAAAACCGATAAAAAACGGCACCATATTTACTTTCATATGGTGCCAAATAAAGATGAAAAAATGAGAGAAAAACTACCTTAGATCAACGTTTTTACTACCAAAAAAGTAAGTAATAATAAAGCCTGCAACATAGGTAATAGCCAAACCAACCAAGTAAACTAACATAGCAGGTAAAGCGCCATCATGAGAGGTCATAAAAGGGATCGCAATCACACCCGATGGACCAAAAACGGAATTTAATCCCATCGGTAATCCTAGCATCGCAACTAACCCAATAAAAAAGCCCCCTGCCGCGCCGCCAATACAAGCGGTAATAAATGGCTTAATGCGCGGTAACGTTACGCCATAAATTAGCGGCTCACCAATACCTAAAAAGCCGGGTATAATCGCGCCACTAATTTGTTTACGTAATAAACTGCCCTTTGGTGAACGAATAAACAGTGCTATTGCTGCGCCAACTTGACCGCCGCCCGCCATGGCAAGGATTGGGAATAATGAGTTAAATCCTTGATCGGCAACTAACGCGATATAAACAGGGACAAAGCCTTGATGAATACCAAACATAACGGCAATTAAAAATAAACCAGCTAAGATCGCAGCGCCAATTGGATTGCTATTTAAGTGCTTAAATAAAAATGACATCCCATCAAATAAATAAGCGCCCATTGGCATAATGGCTAAATACGTTACCGCCCCCATAATTAATAAAGTGATAGTTGAAGTAAGTAACATATCGAAGTTGTCAGGCACAAAGCGGCGAATAAACCGCTCAACTTTGGCCCCTAAAATCGTCGCAATTAATATACCAATAATATTACCGCGAGCATCAATTGCAAAACCGAAAAAGTCGTGCATGCCAGAATAATAACCAACAGTGCCCGTGCTATTGTAAGTCAATACAAAAAGTGAGGCTAAAATAGCGCCATTAACCCCGGTACCCCCAAAAGCTTGCTGCGCATTATAGCCAACTAAAATACCTAAAAAAGTAAATAATCCCTTACTAAAAACTTTAGTATAATTAATACTATCAACTAAAAAACTGCTATGTTCTTTAACACCGATAACAAAATTTTGCTCAAGTACCGTTGCAATGCCCAGCAATAAGCCAGCGGCAATAAAACCGGGAATGAGCGGCGTGAAGATCGTTGCAAACTTAGCAAAAAAACCTTGGATGAGGCTATTTTGTTTCGATTTTAATTGGCTTTTTTGCGCTTTAGCTACCTCATCTAAAGATTGTGGTGATTGCTCATCGACTAAACCATCATTAGTTTGTAGCGCTATTGCCATGAGCTCTTGCGCTTTTTGCGCTTTACCTGGCCCTAAAATAATTTGCAGCTGATCATCACCATCAATCACACCCATCACACCATCAATTTGCTTAAGTTTACTATGATCGGCTAAGTGGCGATCATGTAATCCTAGCCGTAAACGCGTCATACAGTTACCATTACGCGCAATATTGTTACTGCCGCCAACAGCAACGATAATCTTATTAATCATTTCTTGGTTGATTTTTGACATATTGACTCCGTATAAACGCGTTATGAATTAATCGCTAACCGAATAAAGCCATTATTTTGGGCTAATAACGATTTGGCATCATTAGCATTAAGATCAGCCAAAATCATAACAATTGCGGTTTTACAGTGCCTATTACACTGGGATAAAGCCTGCTCAGCTTGCTCTCGTGAACAGCTTGTCGCTTGCATCACAATATTAACTTGTCGTTCAATCAATTTTTTGTTGGTGGCTTCAACATCAACCATCAAGTTGCCATAGACTTTACCAATTTTTATCATCGAACCGGTTGTTAGCATATTTAATACCAGTTTTTGAGCAGTGCCCGCTTTCATTCGCGATGATCCCGTCACCACTTCAGGCCCAACAATTGGGGTGATTGCTATTTTGGCTAATTTAGCAATTGGGCTATTTGGATTACAACTCACTGATACGGTGGTTGCGCCAAGTTGATTGGCGTAGTCGAGCCCGCCAATAACGTAGGGCGTTCTACCACTTGCGGCAATACCAACTAAAATATCACGCTGATTAAATTCGATCGCTTTTAAATCATCAATGCCCAGTTGCACATTATCTTCAGCGTTTTCAACCGCTTTGAAAATGGCCGTATGCCCACCTGCAATAAGGCCTACAACCATTTCGGCTTTAGTGCCATAAGTTGGCGGGCATTCACTTGCATCTAATATACCTAAACGCCCTGATGTGCCAGCCCCGCTATAAATTAATCGGCCGCCTTGCATAAATGCCTGACTTATTGCATCTACCGCGAGCGCAATATGTGCAAGTTCATTTTCTACCGCAACAGCAACTTTTTTATCTTCATCATTAATCACTTTTAACATATCAAAGGTAGATAAATTATCAATCTGCTCACTATAAGGATTACGGCTTTCGGTTACCATGGTAGTTAAATCAATATGATTTTTCATGTTATCTCACTTTTTAGTCAAAATTAAGGAATATATTATTCCTTTTATTTTTATAAAAAGAAATAATTTATCTATTATTATGTGAAGTTGATCAAATTATTACGTGCGCCACAATAATAATCACCAATACAATCATGGAATGATCGGTTGTCAGTCGTTTTAATGTCAGGTATGATTTTTGACTTGTTATGCAATATACATGTTAAGCGTTTGTTGTTGCTGCATAAAAGAGTCAGTAAGCATCAATATATGGAGTGTAGTGTGAATATTATTGAAAACTTAAAAATAAATATCGAAAATTTTTCAACTGGCCAAAAAAAAATTGCCCAGTATATTTTGCTGCATAAAGAGATGATCACCGAGTTATCGTCACAAATTTTAGCGCAAAAAATTGGCGTAAGCCAATCAAGCATAATTAAGTTTATTCAATCTTTAGGCTTTGATGGTTTCACACAATTTAAGTTACAACTCGCATCAGATAGAGCTCGTATTACCATCAATGACACGCAAGAGCGACTTTTACATAACCAAATAGAGCGATCTGACTCCTATGAAGTCGTAGCTGAAAAATTGCTACTTGAAAAACAACAAGCTTTAATACAAACCACCGCAAGTGTTAATTTTCAGGTGCTAAATAAGCTTATCCATAAAATGGTTAAAGCACAGCGGATACAAATAATCGGTATTGGCAATTCAGCCCTTACCGCAAAAGATTTGGCTTATAAATTACAAAAACTCGGCTTAGCCGTTACCGCCGAGGCTGATACCCATATTCAACTTGCAATTGTGCAATCGCTTAAAAAAAGTGATTTACTAATTGCAATATCTTATACCGGCAAACATAAAGAGATTTGTTTATCAGCGCAAACTGCCAAAAATAATGGTGTGCCAGTTTATGCCATAACCTCATTACAACAAAGCCCACTGCGTAAAATTGCTGATCATATTCTTGATACCGTCGCCGATGAAGTGCATAGCCGTAGCTCATCAATTTCATCTC from Orbaceae bacterium lpD04 encodes:
- the murQ gene encoding N-acetylmuramic acid 6-phosphate etherase → MKNHIDLTTMVTESRNPYSEQIDNLSTFDMLKVINDEDKKVAVAVENELAHIALAVDAISQAFMQGGRLIYSGAGTSGRLGILDASECPPTYGTKAEMVVGLIAGGHTAIFKAVENAEDNVQLGIDDLKAIEFNQRDILVGIAASGRTPYVIGGLDYANQLGATTVSVSCNPNSPIAKLAKIAITPIVGPEVVTGSSRMKAGTAQKLVLNMLTTGSMIKIGKVYGNLMVDVEATNKKLIERQVNIVMQATSCSREQAEQALSQCNRHCKTAIVMILADLNANDAKSLLAQNNGFIRLAINS
- a CDS encoding MurR/RpiR family transcriptional regulator yields the protein MNIIENLKINIENFSTGQKKIAQYILLHKEMITELSSQILAQKIGVSQSSIIKFIQSLGFDGFTQFKLQLASDRARITINDTQERLLHNQIERSDSYEVVAEKLLLEKQQALIQTTASVNFQVLNKLIHKMVKAQRIQIIGIGNSALTAKDLAYKLQKLGLAVTAEADTHIQLAIVQSLKKSDLLIAISYTGKHKEICLSAQTAKNNGVPVYAITSLQQSPLRKIADHILDTVADEVHSRSSSISSRTAQNTISDLIFMGVIKLIGEDAEKSIKNSANMIKQLQDK